In a genomic window of Salmo trutta chromosome 32, fSalTru1.1, whole genome shotgun sequence:
- the LOC115171430 gene encoding transmembrane protein 100, whose amino-acid sequence MLDPAMPEEPSKDIMTVPAAPERAVVEKANINDHTPTVTIVAIPLVTEIQLNAATGGAELSCYRCTVPFGVVILIAGIVVTSVAYSFNSHGSTISYFGLVLLSAGLVLLALSAVCWKVRLERKKERRRESQTALVANQRSIFA is encoded by the coding sequence ATGCTGGATCCTGCGATGCCAGAGGAACCCAGTAAAGACATCATGACAGTGCCAGCAGCCCCAGAAAGAGCTGTCGTGGAGAAGGCCAACATCAATGACCACACTCCGACTGTGACTATAGTAGCTATCCCTTTGGTCACTGAAATCCAACTGAATGCGGCCACAGGTGGTGCAGAACTCTCCTGCTATCGCTGCACAGTGCCGTTTGGCGTGGTCATTCTCATTGCCGGTATCGTGGTCACTTCTGTGGCCTACAGCTTCAACTCACATGGGTCCACCATCTCCTACTTTGGGCTTGTGCTACTATCTGCTGGACTGGTGCTATTGGCGCTAAGTGCGGTATGCTGGAAGGTGAGActtgagagaaagaaggagaggcgGAGGGAAAGCCAAACTGCACTGGTCGCAAACCAGAGGAGCATCTTTGCATGA